In one Bactrocera tryoni isolate S06 chromosome 5, CSIRO_BtryS06_freeze2, whole genome shotgun sequence genomic region, the following are encoded:
- the LOC120779052 gene encoding fat body protein 2-like, giving the protein MDLKDKNVIYSGGFGGIGLAGVREFLNSGAKYVTILDLNENKEAMIELKTSHPGAKIDFIPVDLAKKESITAAFKSAVEKMGHFDVLVNGCGICKDSEVDLTIQINLLGLIHSTLTALPYMDKSSGGRGGTILNISSICGLEITPLYAIYAASKHGITAFTRCMGDQIYFDRFGVRFLAICPGLTKTNLIKDNYLSTTFKFCQEIAQRYRHAKQQSAEECGKNMIKVIETGKNGGVYLLDLGNIVEIPYKRQWVVTYETH; this is encoded by the exons ATGGATCTTAAAGACAAAAATGTGATATATTCGGGTGGATTTGGTGGAATCGGTCTAGCCGGCGTCAGAGAGTTCCTAAACAGTGGTGCAAAG taCGTAACAATACTTGATCTCAATGAGAATAAGGAAGCAATGATTGAGTTAAAAACATCTCACCCTGGTGccaaaattgattttatacctgTGGATTTGGCGAAAAAAGAGAGCATCACAGCAGCCTTTAAATCAGCTGTGGAGAAAATGGGTCACTTTGACGTTCTGGTTAATGGTTGTGGTATATGTAAGGATAGTGAAGTTGACCTAACAATCCAAATTAACTTG TTGGGGTTAATCCATAGCACCTTAACTGCGCTGCCTTACATGGATAAATCCAGTGGTGGGCGTGGTGGTACCATATTGAATATCTCATCCATCTGTGGCTTGGAGATAACTCCTTTATATGCAATTTATGCGGCTTCCAAACATGGTATTACAGCTTTCACCCGTTGCATGGGg GACCAAATTTATTTCGACCGCTTCGGAGTTAGGTTTCTAGCTATATGTCCTGGACTTACCAAAACCAACCTTATAAAGGATAATTATTTAAGTACTACATTTAAGTTTTGCCAAGAAATAGCTCAACGGTATCGCCATGCCAAACAACAGTCTGCAGAGGAGTGTGGGAAGAATATGATTAAAGTAATTGAAACTGGTAAGAACGGTGGTGTCTACTTGCTAGATTTAGGCAATATCGTGGAAATTCCATATAAAAGGCAGTGGGTAGTTACTTATGAGACACATTAA